One window from the genome of Actinoplanes teichomyceticus ATCC 31121 encodes:
- a CDS encoding MDR family MFS transporter encodes MTATPTPAETAEAGGRMNHREVVQALSGLMLGMFVSVLASTVVANALPTIIAELGGSQSVYTWIVTTELLAMTATVPLWGKMADLYSKKLLIQLSLALFVLGSLIAGLAPNVEILLVSRIAQGVGAGGMSALAMIVMAAMIPPRELGRYSGMFGAVFGVATIAGPLIGGVLVDTSWLGWRWCFLIGVPFSLAAIALLQRTLHLPVTRREVRIDWLGALLITAGVSTLLIWSTLAGQHFAWASAQTAGFVAGGVLLLALAVWVESRAAEPIVPLGIFRHRTVTLSIIASVLVGVAMFGGTVFLSQYFQISLGKSPTVAGLMSLPMILGLLVSSTVAGQLITKYGRWKMYLVAGAVVMTGGMLLLSTIGADTSVPLISVYMAVLGVGVGMLMQNLVLAAQNDVPAAELGATTSALTFFRSMGGSIGVSALGAVLADRVTSLFTERFGAAASGGTAQVPDPGSLPPEALAVIRDIYGTATAHLFLIGAPIAFLAVVAVLFIKEKPLSTLSGDERAAREQAATAPH; translated from the coding sequence ATGACCGCCACCCCCACCCCCGCCGAGACCGCCGAGGCCGGCGGCCGGATGAACCATCGCGAGGTCGTCCAGGCCCTGTCCGGCCTGATGCTGGGCATGTTCGTCAGCGTCCTGGCCTCCACCGTGGTCGCCAACGCGCTGCCGACGATCATCGCCGAGCTGGGCGGCAGCCAGTCCGTCTACACCTGGATCGTCACCACCGAGCTGCTGGCGATGACCGCCACCGTCCCGCTCTGGGGCAAGATGGCCGACCTGTACAGCAAGAAGCTGCTGATCCAGCTCTCGCTCGCGCTGTTCGTGCTCGGCTCACTGATCGCCGGGCTCGCCCCGAACGTGGAGATCCTGCTGGTCAGCCGGATCGCCCAGGGCGTCGGCGCGGGCGGCATGTCGGCCCTCGCGATGATCGTGATGGCCGCCATGATCCCGCCGCGGGAACTGGGCCGGTACTCCGGCATGTTCGGCGCGGTCTTCGGGGTCGCCACCATCGCCGGCCCGCTGATCGGCGGCGTCCTGGTGGACACCTCGTGGCTGGGCTGGCGCTGGTGCTTCCTGATCGGCGTGCCGTTCTCGCTCGCCGCGATCGCGCTGCTGCAGAGGACCCTGCACCTGCCGGTGACCCGGCGCGAGGTACGGATCGACTGGCTGGGCGCGCTGCTGATCACCGCGGGGGTGAGCACCCTGCTGATCTGGTCCACGCTCGCCGGGCAGCACTTCGCCTGGGCGTCCGCGCAGACCGCGGGTTTCGTGGCCGGCGGCGTGCTGCTGCTGGCCCTCGCCGTCTGGGTGGAGTCACGGGCGGCCGAGCCGATCGTCCCGCTGGGGATCTTCCGGCACCGCACGGTCACCCTGTCGATCATCGCGAGCGTGCTGGTCGGCGTGGCGATGTTCGGCGGGACGGTGTTCCTGTCGCAGTACTTCCAGATCTCGCTGGGCAAGTCGCCGACGGTGGCCGGTCTGATGAGCCTGCCGATGATCCTCGGCCTGCTGGTCTCCTCCACGGTCGCCGGCCAGCTGATCACCAAGTACGGCCGGTGGAAGATGTACCTGGTGGCCGGCGCGGTGGTGATGACCGGCGGGATGCTGCTGCTGAGCACGATCGGCGCGGACACCTCGGTGCCGCTGATCTCGGTCTACATGGCCGTGCTGGGCGTCGGCGTCGGCATGCTGATGCAGAACCTGGTGCTGGCCGCGCAGAACGACGTGCCGGCCGCCGAGCTCGGCGCCACCACGTCGGCGCTCACCTTCTTCCGCAGCATGGGCGGCTCGATCGGGGTCAGCGCGCTGGGCGCGGTGCTGGCCGACCGGGTCACCTCGCTGTTCACCGAGAGGTTCGGCGCCGCCGCCTCCGGCGGCACGGCACAGGTGCCGGACCCGGGCAGCCTGCCGCCCGAGGCCCTCGCCGTGATCCGCGACATCTACGGTACGGCCACCGCCCACCTGTTCCTGATCGGCGCCCCGATCGCCTTCCTGGCGGTTGTCGCGGTGCTGTTCATCAAGGAGAAGCCGCTCTCCACGCTCTCCGGTGACGAGCGCGCCGCGCGCGAGCAGGCGGCCACCGCGCCGCACTGA
- a CDS encoding STAS domain-containing protein: MYLPITTRQLADGTVEITPSGEIDLDNAHVMRDAVNDVLTTMTPSRICLDLQRVMLIDSIGIGILVACFHTAAASGIKLVVSHPSATVYRQLWVSGLVGLLGCAEPPSPRSSVGLRPS, from the coding sequence GTGTATCTGCCGATCACGACCCGCCAGCTGGCCGACGGCACCGTCGAGATCACCCCGAGCGGCGAGATCGACCTGGACAACGCGCACGTCATGCGGGACGCCGTCAACGACGTCCTGACCACCATGACGCCCAGCAGGATCTGCCTGGACCTGCAGCGCGTCATGCTGATCGACAGCATCGGGATCGGCATTCTCGTGGCGTGTTTCCACACCGCCGCCGCCAGCGGGATCAAGCTGGTGGTCAGTCACCCCAGCGCCACGGTCTACCGGCAGCTGTGGGTCTCCGGGCTGGTCGGCCTGCTGGGCTGCGCCGAGCCGCCGTCGCCGCGCTCGTCGGTCGGCCTGCGCCCCTCCTGA
- a CDS encoding AraC family transcriptional regulator translates to MPDAAPAAGSAPAPGTVYFDSVGVHQARDVLNRFFHPVSVGGPECGEARMAVEVIQLGPLTVGHLTFGGRVTLAAPRADAYHLTLPTAGRVLARRNGREVTAGPSTALTFRPGDPVHLRPQAPSAEIDVRIERWALENELAALLGHPVEGTIDLPPVVDLSGGPAHSWSRLIRLLHDELEHETSLIHQPMIAEHLCSSVLSGLLLSVPHRYHDELVTPAAAGPPRAIRRVLDAIHAEPDRPFTVAGLARVAGMSVRSLQEGFRRHLGCTPMAFLQQTRLDRAHETLRHADPAVVTVAAVAHRWGFAHLGRFASAYRARFGVSPSETLRRAA, encoded by the coding sequence ATGCCTGACGCCGCCCCGGCCGCCGGGTCCGCACCGGCGCCGGGCACCGTCTACTTCGACAGCGTCGGCGTTCACCAGGCTCGTGACGTTCTGAATCGGTTCTTCCACCCGGTGTCGGTCGGCGGGCCCGAGTGCGGCGAGGCGCGGATGGCCGTGGAGGTGATCCAACTCGGACCACTCACGGTCGGTCACCTCACGTTTGGCGGCCGGGTCACGCTGGCCGCCCCGCGCGCCGACGCTTACCACCTGACACTGCCCACCGCGGGCCGGGTGCTGGCCCGCCGCAACGGCCGCGAGGTCACCGCCGGGCCGTCCACCGCGCTCACCTTCCGCCCCGGCGATCCGGTCCACCTGCGCCCGCAGGCGCCGTCCGCGGAGATCGACGTGCGCATCGAGCGGTGGGCGCTGGAGAACGAGCTCGCCGCCCTGCTCGGTCACCCGGTCGAGGGAACGATCGACCTGCCGCCCGTCGTCGACCTCAGCGGCGGGCCGGCGCACAGCTGGAGCCGGCTCATCCGGCTGCTGCACGACGAGCTGGAGCACGAGACCAGCCTGATCCACCAGCCGATGATCGCCGAACACCTGTGCAGCAGCGTGCTGAGCGGGTTGCTGCTGAGCGTCCCGCACCGCTACCACGACGAGCTGGTCACCCCGGCCGCCGCCGGCCCGCCCCGGGCGATCCGCCGGGTGCTGGACGCGATCCACGCGGAGCCGGACCGGCCGTTCACGGTCGCCGGCCTGGCCCGGGTCGCCGGGATGAGCGTGCGCTCGCTGCAGGAGGGTTTCCGGCGGCACCTCGGCTGCACGCCGATGGCGTTCCTGCAGCAGACCCGGCTCGACCGGGCGCACGAGACGCTGCGCCACGCCGATCCGGCGGTGGTCACCGTGGCGGCGGTGGCGCACCGCTGGGGATTCGCCCATCTGGGCCGGTTCGCGTCGGCCTACCGGGCGCGTTTCGGCGTCTCGCCGTCCGAGACGCTGCGCCGGGCGGCGTGA